From the Solanum stenotomum isolate F172 chromosome 4, ASM1918654v1, whole genome shotgun sequence genome, one window contains:
- the LOC125861590 gene encoding UPF0481 protein At3g47200-like: MAATEAVKKAIWLKGLVAELSLVQLELIIRCDRQSVIHLIKNQRFHEHTKHIDVIFHFIRDVIEDGDIKVEKVITDNNVADMLTKTVLLAKFAHYKDLAGIGGKKVMHQLIDKEEPNDQDPSGSQTKKCINQIFDEMFEDQVRRGKENRSGHEIKEGKKVMHQLIDKKETNDQDPSGSQTKKCINQIFDEMFEDLDNSSIKSCIIFKVNVRLRESNPDAYTPKMVSIGPYHKKNPQLGPMEKYKLLYLQRLRKEGLDVKSCITYLEHLKEEALKCYDDIEDLDTDGSHEFCKMLLLDGCFVVEFIRECSEIYPKGEEKIISFVDYKYNQILRDLLLLENQLPFFILDWLHLITMQDDDELSLEELSITMFSRVVNLGYILTCDEYHLKRCRIYASDMKHLLQVVHGVSCQRNFKICSNDDIKWNKVMPNATELSEAGVSFAKVSNMTSLFDIKFENGLMTMPSLHVVDSTEILLRNLIAYEQQSIDLEYLYFSDYATFMDHLINSNKDVKLLRRKGIIKSWIGDDKEVARIFNKMRNGVRSYSTFYYHEQYTSISAL; encoded by the exons ATGGCAGCAACAGAGGCAGTGAAAAAAGCTATCTGGTTGAAAGGTTTGGTGGCAGAATTGAGTTTGGTTCAGTTGGAATTAATTATAAGATGTGATAGGCAAAGTGTTATTCATTTGATTAAAAATCAAAGATTTCATGAGCATACCAAACACATTGATgtcatatttcattttattcgAGATGTCATTGAAGATGGAGATATCAAGGTTGAGAAGGTTATCACAGACAATAACGTTGCAGACATGTTGACCAAGACAGTCCTGCTTGCAAAGTTTGCACACTACAAGGACTTGGCGGGA ATAGGAGGGAAGAAAGTGATGCATCAATTAATCGACAAAGAGGAACCAAATGATCAAGATCCATCAGGGTCACAAACAAAGAAATGTATAAATCAAATCTTTGACGAAATGTTTGAGGATCAGGTCAGGAGGGGTAAAGAAAATAGGTCGGGTCATGAG ATAAAAGAAGGGAAGAAAGTGATGCATCAATTAATCgacaaaaaggaaacaaatgaTCAAGATCCATCAGGGTCGCAAACAAAGAAATGTATAAATCAAATCTTTGATGAAATGTTTGAGGATTTGGACAACTCATCTATTAAATCGTGTATCATATTCAAAGTAAACGTGCGGCTACGTGAATCAAATCCAGATGCTTATACACCAAAAATGGTCTCTATTGGTCCTTATCATAAGAAAAATCCTCAACTTGGTCCAATGGAAAAGTACAAGCTATTGTACCTACAGCGATTACGAAAAGAGGGGCTTGATGTGAAAAGTTGCATCACTTATTTGGAGCATCTGAAGGAGGAAGCACTAAAGTGTTACGATGATATAGAAGACCTCGATACTGATGGTAGTCATGAATTTTGCAAAATGTTATTGCTTGATGGTTGTTTTGTGGTTGAGTTTATTCGAGAGTGTTCTGAAATATATccaaaaggagaagaaaaaattatcagTTTTGTTGATtacaaatataatcaaatactCCGAGACTTGTTGTTACTAGAAAACCAACTTCCTTTCTTTATCCTCGACTGGCTTCATTTAATTACCATGCAAGATGATGATGAATTGTCATTGGAAGAACTATCGATCACTATGTTTAGCCGTGTTGTTAACTTGGGATATATATTGACTTGTGATGAATACCATTTGAAGAGATGTCGAATTTATGCAAGTGATATGAAACATTTACTTCAAGTAGTACACGGTGTTTCATGTCAAAGGAATTTCAAAATATGCTCAAACGATGACATAAAGTGGAATAAGGTCATGCCAAATGCAACAGAGCTTTCCGAAGCTGGAGTTAGCTTTGCAAAGGTCAGTAATATGACAAGTTTATTTGATATAAAGTTTGAGAATGGATTGATGACAATGCCTTCTCTTCATGTGGTAGATAGTACGGAAATCCTCTTGCGAAATCTCATTGCTTATGAGCAACAATCAATTGATTtagaatatttatatttcagtgattatgcaactttcatggatcaTCTTATCAACTCAAATAAAGATGTGAAATTACTTCGCCGTAAAGGAATCATAAAGAGTTGGATAGGAGATGACAAAGAAGTAGCTAGAATCTTCAACAAAATGAGAAATGGGGTCCGTTCTTATTCAACCTTCTATTACCACGAACAGTACACGAGCATTTCAGCATTGTAA
- the LOC125861591 gene encoding uncharacterized protein LOC125861591 — MLRARKYECSDRFRIYKYIGEHSYGVEHANSSHRKISIKVIASLCVNMYRDGKVPNVKEIQRAMFNFFHCSPNYWKCWKGGVVAKKIARGTAENGNSCLPVFSCMFETLNVGSSYCLMVSNDSHRFMYYVLNFGACIKGFAHMRKVIVIDGTHLHGKYEGVLLTVVAQDTKTHVYPIVFCVVDKENDASWTFFFEKLKEIVVDESYLCFISDRHKSIANCIVNIYNYAHHGYCMRHLGENLCVNHHCEDCIYLYYNAAKTYSLEEFDNHFVEFKNKCLATIVVLEYDIGFEKWSRAHYPGNRYDVMTTNIVESLNAILINEREYPVAAIFNSIAKRFGELFRERPAYILKSMVNQMVPSAKKIARNKMIEGDSLYVENVIRDDNQFTVFGAGVTAYMHRPIGKVMFL, encoded by the coding sequence ATGTTGCGGGCGAGAAAATATGAGTGCTCGGATAGATTTCGTATCTACAAGTACATTGGCGAACATAGTTATGGCGTTGAACATGCCAACAGTAGCCACAGAAAAATTTCAATCAAAGTCATAGCTTCACTTTGTGTAAATATGTATCGTGATGGCAAGGTTCCAAATGTTAAAGAGATTCAAAGAgctatgtttaatttttttcattgtagTCCAAACTATTGGAAATGTTGGAAAGGTGGTGTGGTTGCAAAGAAAATAGCCCGAGGGACAGCTGAGAACGGAAATTCATGCTTACCGGTTTTTTCCTGCATGTTCGAGACACTTAATGTTGGTTCTAGTTATTGTCTCATGGTAAGCAATGATAGTCATAGGTTCATGTATTATGTCTTGAACTTCGGTGCTTGCATTAAGGGATTTGCCCACATGAGAAAGGTAATTGTGATTGATGGCACTCATTTACATGGTAAATACGAGGGCGTGTTGTTGACCGTTGTTGCACAAGACACAAAGACTCATGTTTATCCAATTGTCTTTTGTGTTGTGGACAAAGAGAATGATGCATCTTGGACATTCTTCTTTGAGAAGTTGAAGGAGATTGTGGTCGATGAATCATATTTGTGTTTTATCTCCGATAGACACAAGAGTATCGCCAACTGTATTGTGAACATTTACAATTATGCTCACCACGGATATTGTATGAGGCACCTCGGTGAAAATCTTTGCGTAAATCATCATTGTGAAGATTGCATTTATCTTTACTACAATGCGGCAAAGACTTATTCTTTGGAGGAGTTTGACAATCATTTTGTAGAATTCAAGAATAAATGTCTCGCGACAATCGTCGTCCTTGAGTATGATATTGGTTTTGAGAAGTGGAGCAGGGCACATTATCCTGGCAATAGATATGATGTGATGACCACAAATATCGTCGAGTCACTCAATGCTATTTTGATAAACGAAAGGGAGTATCCTGTGGCAGCAATATTTAATTCGATTGCTAAGAGGTTTGGAGAATTATTCAGGGAGAGGCCTGCATATATCCTTAAATCAATGGTTAATCAAATGGTGCCTTCTGCCAAAAAAATCGCAAGAAATAAAATGATTGAGGGTGACTCCTTATATGTGGAGAACGTAATCAGGGACGACAATCAATTTACCGTGTTCGGTGCAGGAGTTACTGCCTATATGCACAGGCCTATTGGAAAAGTCATGTTCTTGTAG